A segment of the Synechococcus sp. CBW1002 genome:
GCAGTGGCGTGAGACTTCCCTGGCACAGCCGTTTTCTGGGTCCGGCGGGAGGACTTGCCGCCGAGGCGCGGGTCGAGCTTGTGCTGGTCGATCTCTCGGCAGGCCCGGAACGTCGCCGGCTGCTGCGTCGCCTCCCGGATGACCTGCACAAGGCGATCGAGCGACTGGAGATGGGCCCGAACCAGGTCGGCCGGTAGTACGTTTGCTCTCAGCGGCGAGCGGTTCGTTGGGGAAGTTGGTGACCGTTGTGTTTGGTGGCCCTGGCAAGCCGCCCCGAGCGTCAGGGGTGGCGGAGGTGACTCAAGCGGAGGTCCCGGCCGTTGTACGTCCTCGGCCTCTGCCTTCTGAGCAGCCTTCCTCAGAGCCTCTTTCTCCCGCAGAGCAGGCCTCGCCCCAGTCGTTCGCCTCGGGCGAGCGACTGATGGGTTGGCCGGCGCGCCGGCGGCTCTGGTGGCGGCTCTGGTGCCGCTGCCCAGGCCTGGGCTGGCAGCGATTGCAGGCTCTCGAGCAGGGCTGCGGGTCCCTTGAGGAGGCCTGGCGGGCGCCCCGCCGCCAGTTGGAGGCTCTACCCGGCTGGGGTGCTCGACTCGCCGAGCAGGTGGTGGCCTTTCGGCTCTCCTGGGGAGACGATCCCCTTCTGCATCCGGCTTTGCACCGCCGCGAGGATCGCCGCCTGCTGCTGCCCGGCGATCGATCCCTGCCGCCGGCCGTGCGTTGGCTGGAGCGTCCGCCCCTGGCCCTGCACTGGCGCGGGAGGGGCAGTCTCTGGGCGCCGCTGCGGCGTCGACAGGCGGTGGCGGTGGTGGGCACCCGGCGGCCGTCCCTGCATGGCCTCAGCATGGCGCGGCAGCTGGGGGAGGCCCTCGCGGGAGCGGGCTGGCCAGTGGTGAGCGGCCTGGCTGAAGGCATCGATGGAGCGGTGCATGACGGTTGCCTGCGCGGCTCAGGAGCGCCGGTGGCGGTGCTGGGAACACCGCTGGACCGGGTCTATCCGCGCCATCACGACCGGCTCCAGCATCAGGTGGGCGAGCGGGGCCTGCTGGTCACCGAACAGCTTCCCGGTGCGGCGGTGCGTCCGGGCCATTTCGCCGAACGCAACCGCCTGCAGGTTGCCCTGGCCGCCGCTGTGGTGGTGGTGGAGTGCCCCGAGCGCAGTGGTGCCCTGCATTCGGCCGAACGGGCCTGGCGGGAGGGACTGCCGCTCTGGGTGGTGCCGGCCGATACGGGCAAGGCGTCTGCCGCCGGCAGTAACCGGTTGCTGGCCCGCGGCGCGACGCCGCTGCTGGAGCCCGGCGATCTGATTCGCCAGCTGGGGCCCGGCCCCCTGGCCCGCAAAGGCGCCGGGCTCCCCACAGCGATCGGCAGCGGGGCTTCGGCAGTCATCTGCTCGGAACCGGCCAAGGCCCTGCTGGACGCGGTGGGGGCCGGTGCCTCGCTGGAGCAGCTTTGCCAGCGCCTCGACCGCCCGGCTGATCAGCTGGTCACCGCCCTGCTGCAGCTCGAACTGGCGGGGGTGCTGCAGGCTGAACCGGGCCTCTGCTGGCGACCCGGCTGAGGGGCGCAGCATCCTGGAACCAGTCGAGGCCGGCCGCGTCGCCGCTTGCCGTTGCGTGGCTCCGTCCAACCCCTTGCGCGTCAGTGCCACGGCCTTGCTGGAGTGGCGCCGCCGCTGCCTGGGGCAGGGAGGCCATGCGGCCGACCTCGACTGGTTGCTCGATCTGGCCGGAGGGGTGGCCTGGTCTGAACTGCAGGCCCTGCGGCTTCACCCAGACCGGCAGCTGACCCTGCGCCTTTCGCTTGAGGATCTCGCCGGGCTCTGGAACCAGCACCTCGCCACGGCCGAGCCCCTGCAATACCTGGTGGGCCTTTGCCCCTGGCGCGATCTGCAGCTCCAGGTCGCGCCAGGGGTGCTGATCCCCCGCCAGGAGACCGAGTTGCTGGTGGAGCTGGCCCTGGCGCTGAGCCCGCCAACTGACTCCTCCTTGCTCTGGGCTGATCTCGGCACCGGCTCGGGCTGCCTGGCCCTGGCCCTGGCGCGTGCCTGGCCCGCCAGCCTTGGTCTGGCGGTGGACCTGAGCGCTGAGGCCCTGGCGATCGCTCGCAGCAACTGGCAGCTTGGTGGCGTCCAAGAGCAGATCACCCCCCTGCAGGGCCACTGGTGGGAGCCGCTGCGGCCCTGGTGGGGTCGCCTCGATCTGGTGGTGGCCAATCCCCCCTACATCCCGAGCGCGGTTGTCGACACGCTCGATCCGGTGGTGCGCGATCACGAGCCCCGCCTGGCTCTTGATGGCGGTGTTGATGGTCTGGCGGCCCTGCGCTGCATTGCCGCCAACGCTGCTGAGGCCTTGGCACCCGGTGGCCTGCTGCTGCTGGAACATCACCATGATCAGAGTGCCGCCGTGCTGGCCCTGCTCGTCGCAGCCGCTCTGCAGGATGTGGAGGCAGCGGCGGATCTGGAGGGGAATCTCCGTTTCGCGCTGGCCCGGCGTGCCCCACAGCCGCCAGCTGCCCGCTAGACCCTTGGCCGTCGCGGTTTCCGTCCACCATCCCGCCATGCCCCTGTTCGATGCCCCTGCCCTGGCGGCGCGATTGCAGCAGGGGGGCGCGGCCCTCCTCCCTACCGATACCCTGCCTGCCCTGGCGGCACGACCTGAGCACGCCGGCCAGATCTGGCGTCTCAAGCACCGGCCCCCGGACAAGCCGCTGATCCTGATGGCGGCGGATCTGGATCAGTTCCGCCGCAGCCTGCCTCTGGTCTGGCAGGATGAGTGGCTCGCCCTGGCCAAGCAGGGCTGGCCGGGGGCTCTCACCCTGGTGCTGCCCTGCCGCGGCGCCCTGGTGGAGGCGCTCCATCCCGGCGGCCACAGCCTCGGGCTGCGGGTGCCCGACTGTGCGGCCACCCGCTCCCTGCTGCGCTTGAGCGGCCCGCTGGCCACCACCAGCGCCAATCGCTCAGGGGAACCGGCGGCCACCACAGCAGACGAGGCGGCTGATCAGTTTCCGGATTTGCCCCTGCTGGCTCCCCTGCCTTGGCCGGCGGCATCGGGGCAGGCCAGCACCGTGGTGGCCTGGAGCGAACCAGGAGGCTGGAAGGTTCTGCGGCAAGGTGCTCTACTGCCCTCAGCGCTGCGGCACCCCTGACACGATGGCGATTCTGGCCTTGGTGGTGGTGCTGACCATGGCCGTGGTGCACTGGTTTCTGACCCCGCTGATGGGAATTGGCACCGAGCTGTTCAACCTGGCCCCCCTGGGTTGGTTGGTGCTGGCAGCCGCTGTCTGGCTGTTTGCAGGCGAACGCTGACCAGCCATCAGGAATCAGCTCGCGCCTTCTGCCGTTTCCCAACATCTATTCCTGAGCTGCCATCCCCGAACAGAGGTGGCTGGTCCTTCGCTTGGGACACCACTCCGAGGCTGTCTGCAGGCCAGTCTGTACGTAGCGGATGCAGTTGCGACCGGCTTCCTTGGCGGCATAGAGGGCTTCATCCGCTTCCCGCAACAGGGTGTCGAAGTTGCCGGAATCGTCATGACACGATGCGATCCCAATCGAGGTGGTGATGCGCAGCGTCGCGGCGGATCGCGATGGGGCTTCCGCTGGGTCGGCAGTCTCCAGCACAGGGATCGACAGGGCTGCAACGGCCTGGCGGAGTCGTTCCGCCAGGGTTTCGGCCTGGCAATGGTCGGTGTTGGGGAGAAGGGCCAGGAATTCCTCGCCACCCCAGCGGGCGAGGGTGTCGGTGTTGTGCAGTTCAGCCTGACAGGTGCGGCTGAAGGCCACCAGCACGGCATCACCCACCGCGTGCCCGTTCTGGTCATTGACAGTCTTGAAGTGATCCAGATCGAGCATCAACACGGCCAGAGGGATTTGATGGCGCTGCCACCGCGCCAGTTCGTAATTGACCAGCTCTTCGAGGCTGCGGCGGTTGGGCAGGCCGGTGAGGCTGTCTGTGCGGGCAAGCAGCTCGAGCTCGGCGCTGTGACGGAGTAGATCCTCCTGACTGAGCCTCCTCAGCAAACGGGCATAGGCCAGGCTCAGGGCCACAAGCGCTGCGCTCAGGTACAGAGCAACGAGCAGCGTCCATCCCTTGCTTGTCCCCAGGTACTCGTGGGTCTGGAGGGTCTTGTTCGGGATCTGGATGAGCAAGACCCAGGGCCAGTCTTTGGCCTCCATGGCCAGAATCTGCCGGCTCGGCCGGGTCGTGCCATCCTCCAGTTGCTGGCCAGGGACTCGCCTGGTATTGAGTGGGTTCACCTGGGAAAAGATGAACAAGCCTTGCCTGTCCGTCCGCAGGGAGGCTGGGAAAATGTTCTGTTCGAACAAGATGCGCCGGATCGCGAGCCAAGCTTCAGGATCCGGTCTTGCAGTCCAGGCCTCGGAGCCTCCGATGTG
Coding sequences within it:
- a CDS encoding GGDEF domain-containing protein, with the protein product MVVGIVKYPRQADDLKLRWQGGVREGLHREIVKLGWPISSKPNVLRSAPPLRLLREFLPIAALLSGLVSLAIWPLVRSIEQGEVATLTAEARGALQESRSDIEWRFFETLADIRVISQLPRVREAVNSPTPEQLRPLNGIFRTFMESYGRYSSFTLVNRQGRSLVHEGPADLTPGLEESTTCANLTQGHEALLAKAWALDPGQFVVSPVHWYQDQATKPACQPLMELAVPMGGSPGKVEFVLLVHILLNPLLQEQHRILQLHNISVLSAILDPQGHAINSNTTASGHIGGSEAWTARPDPEAWLAIRRILFEQNIFPASLRTDRQGLFIFSQVNPLNTRRVPGQQLEDGTTRPSRQILAMEAKDWPWVLLIQIPNKTLQTHEYLGTSKGWTLLVALYLSAALVALSLAYARLLRRLSQEDLLRHSAELELLARTDSLTGLPNRRSLEELVNYELARWQRHQIPLAVLMLDLDHFKTVNDQNGHAVGDAVLVAFSRTCQAELHNTDTLARWGGEEFLALLPNTDHCQAETLAERLRQAVAALSIPVLETADPAEAPSRSAATLRITTSIGIASCHDDSGNFDTLLREADEALYAAKEAGRNCIRYVQTGLQTASEWCPKRRTSHLCSGMAAQE
- a CDS encoding L-threonylcarbamoyladenylate synthase yields the protein MPLFDAPALAARLQQGGAALLPTDTLPALAARPEHAGQIWRLKHRPPDKPLILMAADLDQFRRSLPLVWQDEWLALAKQGWPGALTLVLPCRGALVEALHPGGHSLGLRVPDCAATRSLLRLSGPLATTSANRSGEPAATTADEAADQFPDLPLLAPLPWPAASGQASTVVAWSEPGGWKVLRQGALLPSALRHP
- a CDS encoding DNA-processing protein DprA, producing MGWPARRRLWWRLWCRCPGLGWQRLQALEQGCGSLEEAWRAPRRQLEALPGWGARLAEQVVAFRLSWGDDPLLHPALHRREDRRLLLPGDRSLPPAVRWLERPPLALHWRGRGSLWAPLRRRQAVAVVGTRRPSLHGLSMARQLGEALAGAGWPVVSGLAEGIDGAVHDGCLRGSGAPVAVLGTPLDRVYPRHHDRLQHQVGERGLLVTEQLPGAAVRPGHFAERNRLQVALAAAVVVVECPERSGALHSAERAWREGLPLWVVPADTGKASAAGSNRLLARGATPLLEPGDLIRQLGPGPLARKGAGLPTAIGSGASAVICSEPAKALLDAVGAGASLEQLCQRLDRPADQLVTALLQLELAGVLQAEPGLCWRPG
- the prmC gene encoding peptide chain release factor N(5)-glutamine methyltransferase, which gives rise to MAPSNPLRVSATALLEWRRRCLGQGGHAADLDWLLDLAGGVAWSELQALRLHPDRQLTLRLSLEDLAGLWNQHLATAEPLQYLVGLCPWRDLQLQVAPGVLIPRQETELLVELALALSPPTDSSLLWADLGTGSGCLALALARAWPASLGLAVDLSAEALAIARSNWQLGGVQEQITPLQGHWWEPLRPWWGRLDLVVANPPYIPSAVVDTLDPVVRDHEPRLALDGGVDGLAALRCIAANAAEALAPGGLLLLEHHHDQSAAVLALLVAAALQDVEAAADLEGNLRFALARRAPQPPAAR